The bacterium genome window below encodes:
- the nrdR gene encoding transcriptional repressor NrdR, with product MKCPFCGELKDRVVDSRESRDGLAVRRRRECLSCSRRFTSYEEIEDIPYMVVKNDGSREDFDRKKLLAGLHRACQKRPIAVTELQGIVDAVEQKLHEQEDREISTRAIGALIMRRLKKLDQVAYVRFASVYRKFEDVDAFMEELQKLVNRG from the coding sequence ATGAAGTGCCCCTTCTGCGGAGAACTCAAGGACCGCGTTGTCGATTCCCGTGAGAGCCGCGACGGCCTTGCGGTGCGCCGTCGCCGCGAGTGCCTGAGCTGCAGCCGCCGCTTCACCTCCTACGAAGAGATAGAAGATATCCCGTACATGGTAGTCAAGAATGACGGCTCTCGAGAGGACTTCGATCGGAAGAAGCTGCTCGCCGGCCTACACCGGGCCTGCCAGAAAAGGCCAATCGCGGTGACCGAGCTTCAAGGAATCGTCGACGCCGTCGAGCAAAAACTCCACGAGCAAGAGGATCGCGAGATCTCCACTCGAGCGATTGGAGCTTTGATCATGCGGCGCCTCAAGAAGCTGGATCAGGTGGCCTATGTGCGCTTCGCTTCCGTGTACCGAAAGTTCGAAGACGTCGACGCGTTCATGGAAGAGCTGCAGAAGCTCGTCAACAGGGGATAG
- a CDS encoding Hsp20/alpha crystallin family protein, which yields MTTRLNVFRIVSQIKTELDCILEHESDLPGDLGDESGVIPRVDVAQNDSRLCLLVEVPGTGVEDLEVTVVDNVVTVSGNKNALGSPAAGARFLRVERQWGRFERSVELPSAVNPKKARAFLEHGVLRLEFPLLPDQRNQTYRLAIEPREGETVG from the coding sequence ATGACGACTCGCTTGAACGTGTTCCGGATCGTGAGCCAGATCAAGACCGAATTGGACTGCATCCTGGAGCATGAATCAGACCTGCCGGGTGATCTGGGTGACGAATCGGGGGTGATTCCACGTGTCGACGTCGCGCAGAACGACTCGAGACTCTGCCTGCTGGTCGAGGTGCCGGGAACGGGCGTCGAGGACCTCGAGGTCACAGTCGTGGACAACGTCGTCACGGTGTCGGGAAACAAGAATGCCTTGGGATCTCCCGCCGCGGGGGCCCGCTTCCTGAGAGTCGAGCGGCAGTGGGGACGGTTCGAGCGAAGCGTGGAGCTGCCGTCGGCCGTGAATCCGAAGAAAGCCCGCGCCTTCCTCGAGCACGGAGTGCTGCGACTCGAGTTCCCACTTCTACCGGATCAGCGCAATCAGACCTATCGGCTCGCGATCGAACCCCGAGAGGGAGAGACAGTTGGATAG
- the lon gene encoding endopeptidase La — MDSADLETQEEIIALPDLLPVLPLKDTVVFPYIIVPLSIGRDKSVLAVDEALTANRIVMLAAQKDPEVEDPQQDDVYALGTAAVIMRMLKLPDGRIRILVQGLTRARIQHFSQTEPFLQAKIERLDDPPVDEPKLEVEALIRSVKDGLDRVVQLGKGVSPEVVVIAANLEDPGRLADLVASNLDLKTDEAQQILSTVSPVGRLRLVNASLAREVQVLTMQQEISTQARGEMDKSQRDYFLRQQLKAIRDELGEGDDLAADLENYRKLAAEKGLSEEANEELETQLKKLERGHPESAETSIVRNFLDWLTSLPWSTVSKDILNLNRARRILDEDHYDLAEVKDRILEYLAVRKLNPEVKGPILCFVGPPGVGKTSLGRSIARAMDRKFLRVSLGGVRDEAEIRGHRRTYVGALPGRVLQGLRQAGTSNPVFMLDEIDKLGTDFRGDPSSALLEVLDPEQNSTFRDHYLGVAYDLRRVMFITTANQLHPIQPAFRDRMEIIRLSGYIEEEKIEIAKRHLIPKQVLEHGLSGKNLSFTDAGIRKIIRHYTKEAGLRNLEREIAKICRKVAVKAARGKLRFRVSVSARSIEDYLGAARHFSEELLNRDRVGVATGLAWTPVGGDLLFIEVVAVPGKGGLMLTGQLGKVMKESAQAAITYARSSKLLKDAPKDFFAKNDIHIHVPAGSIPKDGPSAGITIAAALVSLLTQKPVDRRVAMTGEITLRGDVLPIGGLKEKILAARNAGVRTVVIPKLNERDLSEIDSDLKAGLTFHLVDHCEEAVEIALTRPQKRRRRRASKSRLPRAARGA; from the coding sequence TTGGATAGCGCTGACCTCGAAACCCAGGAGGAGATCATCGCCCTCCCGGACCTGCTTCCGGTCCTACCACTCAAAGACACCGTCGTCTTTCCGTACATCATCGTCCCGCTCTCGATCGGCCGCGACAAGAGCGTGCTTGCCGTGGACGAAGCCCTGACCGCAAACCGGATCGTGATGCTCGCGGCCCAGAAAGACCCGGAGGTCGAGGACCCCCAGCAGGACGACGTCTACGCGCTCGGCACCGCGGCCGTCATCATGCGAATGCTCAAGCTACCCGACGGTCGGATACGGATCCTGGTTCAAGGTCTCACCCGAGCTCGAATCCAGCACTTCAGCCAGACCGAGCCGTTCCTCCAGGCGAAGATCGAGCGTCTCGATGACCCGCCTGTCGACGAGCCCAAGCTCGAGGTCGAAGCTCTGATTCGGAGCGTCAAGGACGGTCTCGATCGGGTCGTTCAACTCGGCAAGGGAGTCTCGCCCGAAGTGGTCGTCATCGCGGCGAACCTGGAGGATCCGGGGCGCCTTGCGGATCTGGTGGCGAGCAACCTGGACCTCAAGACCGACGAGGCTCAGCAGATCCTGAGCACCGTCAGTCCAGTGGGCAGGCTCAGGCTGGTCAATGCCTCGCTCGCGCGAGAAGTCCAGGTCCTGACCATGCAGCAGGAGATATCGACTCAGGCCCGTGGCGAAATGGACAAGAGCCAGCGGGACTATTTCCTTCGCCAACAGCTCAAGGCGATTCGCGACGAGCTCGGAGAAGGCGACGATCTTGCGGCGGATCTGGAGAACTACCGCAAGCTGGCTGCCGAGAAGGGCCTCTCGGAAGAAGCCAACGAGGAGCTCGAGACCCAACTCAAGAAACTCGAGCGCGGTCACCCGGAAAGCGCTGAGACTTCCATCGTCAGGAACTTCCTGGATTGGCTGACGTCGCTGCCCTGGAGCACGGTCAGCAAAGATATTTTGAACCTGAACCGGGCCCGCCGGATTCTCGACGAAGACCACTACGACCTCGCCGAGGTCAAGGATCGGATTCTCGAATACCTCGCCGTCCGCAAGTTGAACCCGGAGGTCAAGGGCCCGATCCTGTGCTTCGTCGGCCCACCCGGAGTCGGCAAGACGTCACTGGGCCGGTCGATCGCGCGTGCCATGGACCGCAAGTTCCTGCGCGTGTCGCTCGGTGGCGTTCGCGACGAAGCCGAGATCCGCGGCCACCGCCGCACCTATGTCGGCGCCCTGCCAGGTCGGGTCCTTCAGGGATTGCGCCAGGCCGGGACCAGCAATCCAGTCTTCATGCTCGACGAGATCGACAAGCTCGGTACCGACTTTCGCGGCGATCCATCCTCCGCGCTGCTCGAGGTATTGGATCCGGAGCAGAACTCGACCTTCCGTGACCACTATCTCGGTGTCGCCTACGATCTCAGACGAGTGATGTTCATAACCACCGCCAATCAGCTGCATCCGATCCAACCGGCTTTCCGAGATCGCATGGAGATCATCCGCCTTTCCGGGTACATCGAAGAGGAGAAGATCGAGATCGCCAAGCGCCATTTGATCCCGAAGCAGGTCCTGGAGCACGGACTGAGCGGCAAGAATCTGAGCTTCACCGATGCCGGGATCCGCAAGATCATCCGCCACTACACCAAGGAGGCCGGGCTGCGGAACCTGGAACGCGAGATCGCGAAGATCTGCCGCAAGGTCGCCGTCAAAGCAGCTCGCGGAAAGCTTCGCTTCAGAGTCTCGGTCTCGGCGAGATCGATCGAGGATTATCTCGGCGCGGCCCGGCACTTCAGCGAGGAGCTTCTCAACCGGGATCGCGTCGGCGTAGCCACGGGACTTGCCTGGACGCCGGTCGGAGGAGACCTCCTGTTCATCGAGGTCGTCGCCGTGCCGGGCAAGGGAGGTCTCATGCTCACCGGCCAGCTCGGCAAGGTAATGAAGGAGTCGGCGCAGGCGGCAATCACCTACGCGCGCTCCTCCAAGCTCCTCAAAGACGCACCCAAGGACTTCTTTGCCAAGAACGATATTCACATTCACGTTCCGGCGGGCTCGATCCCGAAGGACGGTCCCTCGGCCGGCATCACCATCGCGGCTGCGCTGGTTTCGCTCCTGACCCAAAAGCCGGTTGACCGGCGCGTCGCGATGACCGGCGAGATCACGCTCCGCGGCGACGTCCTGCCGATCGGCGGTCTCAAGGAGAAGATCCTGGCAGCGCGCAACGCCGGGGTTCGCACGGTGGTCATTCCCAAGCTCAACGAACGCGACCTGTCCGAGATCGATAGCGACCTCAAGGCCGGACTCACCTTCCACCTTGTAGACCATTGCGAGGAGGCGGTCGAGATCGCACTTACCCGGCCCCAGAAGAGAAGGCGTCGCCGGGCCTCGAAAAGCAGACTGCCTCGAGCCGCCCGTGGCGCGTAG
- the thiL gene encoding thiamine-phosphate kinase, giving the protein MARSGPGRKISASSEDELIGWLRNELDRRGLPDLLGDDVARLTLSGDWAVSADQQLEGTHFPSGLPAIRIGRRLVGVNLSDLAAAGAEPRYAIATLAAPPGFDHKSFFAGLLDACQEFAIELAGGDLARSPRTHATLTVFGRRPPRGHFPRRDLARAGDLLWLGGPVGDSALGRLLLARGATATARTIRLPADLELPEALRAAARSSIGRHLAPTPQIELGGWLAKRPRAAAIDVSDGVLLDLERLARESCVCCELDATALPWSLRFPELARALDQNPMTLALTGGEDYVLMFALPESEQPPASFRATPVGRVTAAVEDRRDSLVKLRGAELPTGRSKGWDHLA; this is encoded by the coding sequence GTGGCGCGTAGCGGGCCCGGCCGAAAGATATCGGCCAGCTCTGAAGACGAACTGATCGGCTGGCTTCGCAACGAGCTCGATCGTCGGGGGCTTCCCGACCTGCTCGGCGACGACGTGGCACGACTCACGCTGTCGGGAGATTGGGCCGTATCGGCCGATCAGCAGCTCGAAGGAACCCATTTTCCCTCCGGTCTGCCGGCGATCCGGATCGGCCGGCGACTCGTGGGGGTCAACCTCTCCGACCTGGCGGCAGCGGGCGCGGAGCCTCGCTACGCCATCGCTACCCTGGCGGCGCCTCCTGGGTTCGATCACAAGAGCTTTTTTGCCGGCCTGCTCGACGCGTGTCAGGAATTCGCGATCGAGCTTGCTGGAGGCGACCTGGCCCGGTCTCCTCGTACCCACGCCACTCTCACCGTTTTCGGTAGGCGACCACCGCGCGGCCATTTTCCACGCCGCGATCTGGCGCGAGCCGGTGATCTCTTGTGGCTCGGAGGCCCGGTGGGTGACTCCGCTCTCGGCAGGCTTCTCCTAGCCCGTGGCGCTACCGCAACCGCGCGTACGATTCGCCTGCCCGCCGATCTCGAGCTGCCCGAGGCTCTGCGAGCCGCCGCTCGCTCGTCGATCGGGCGTCACCTCGCTCCGACCCCGCAGATCGAACTCGGCGGCTGGCTTGCCAAGCGGCCACGGGCGGCGGCAATCGACGTCTCCGACGGAGTGCTGCTCGACCTGGAAAGGTTGGCGCGCGAAAGCTGCGTTTGCTGCGAGCTGGATGCGACGGCCCTGCCATGGAGTCTTCGGTTTCCAGAGCTTGCCCGAGCCCTCGACCAGAATCCGATGACCCTGGCACTCACCGGCGGCGAAGACTACGTCCTGATGTTCGCGCTTCCCGAAAGCGAGCAACCTCCGGCCTCTTTCCGAGCCACGCCGGTCGGTCGGGTGACAGCCGCAGTCGAGGATCGGCGCGACTCCTTGGTGAAGTTACGCGGGGCCGAGCTCCCGACCGGCCGGTCCAAGGGCTGGGACCACCTGGCCTGA
- a CDS encoding ABC transporter permease, which produces MAMGAALLAPVLAPYDPFEQQLERRLEGPSPGHALGLDELGRDVLSRLLHGARISVGVGLTVVLLAGAIGTLIGSISGYLGGRVDAFLMRVTDVFMAFPGILLAIALVAVLGPALRHVVLALVVIGWVGYARLVRAQVLQVREQEFVTAARSAGTRPGAILLKHILPNVLPMLLVQASLGMAAAILAEAGLSFLGLGIQPPTSSWGAMINAGRGHLLDAPHLALFPGIAILITVMGLNFLGDGLVDYLDPRGGGARH; this is translated from the coding sequence ATGGCAATGGGCGCCGCATTGTTGGCGCCGGTGCTAGCGCCCTATGACCCATTCGAACAGCAGCTCGAGCGGCGACTGGAAGGTCCATCCCCAGGGCACGCTCTGGGCCTGGATGAGCTCGGTCGGGATGTTCTTTCCAGACTGCTCCACGGTGCGAGAATCTCGGTCGGCGTCGGCTTGACGGTGGTTCTACTGGCAGGTGCGATCGGCACCCTGATCGGCTCGATCTCGGGGTATCTCGGCGGGAGAGTCGACGCTTTCTTGATGCGAGTCACCGACGTTTTCATGGCCTTTCCCGGAATCCTCCTGGCGATCGCCCTGGTGGCGGTGCTGGGACCCGCTCTTCGGCACGTCGTGCTGGCGCTGGTCGTGATCGGATGGGTCGGCTATGCACGACTGGTCCGGGCTCAGGTTCTGCAGGTGCGCGAGCAGGAGTTCGTGACCGCGGCGCGGTCCGCCGGAACCCGGCCTGGCGCGATTCTCCTCAAGCACATTCTGCCCAACGTCCTCCCGATGTTGCTCGTTCAGGCCAGCCTGGGCATGGCGGCGGCGATTCTCGCCGAGGCAGGTCTTTCGTTTCTGGGTTTGGGCATCCAGCCGCCGACGTCGTCCTGGGGAGCCATGATCAACGCCGGACGCGGCCACCTGCTTGACGCACCCCATCTGGCCTTGTTTCCGGGAATCGCCATTCTGATAACCGTGATGGGATTGAACTTCCTCGGTGACGGTCTGGTCGACTACCTGGATCCTCGGGGCGGGGGCGCCCGCCATTGA
- a CDS encoding GAF domain-containing protein, which yields MTKAAHRQVPDKPALYRELAGQIESVVRGLDDDVATMASAASLIHSMLPHTSWTGFYRVVDDALLRIGPYQGSLGCLEIPFGSGVCGTVAAEQRSLVVPDVHAFPGHIACDSAARSEVVVPVHRKDGSLAAVLDLDSHAPAAFDNDDRAGLEAIAAILSRQL from the coding sequence ATGACCAAGGCGGCCCACCGGCAAGTTCCGGACAAGCCGGCGCTCTACCGGGAGCTCGCCGGTCAAATCGAATCGGTCGTTCGGGGTCTCGACGACGACGTCGCAACCATGGCGTCCGCCGCGAGCCTGATTCACAGCATGTTGCCGCACACCAGCTGGACCGGGTTCTACCGGGTCGTGGACGACGCGTTGCTGCGGATCGGTCCGTATCAAGGGTCTTTGGGCTGTCTCGAGATCCCGTTCGGCAGCGGGGTTTGTGGCACCGTTGCCGCCGAACAGCGATCGCTGGTCGTGCCCGACGTCCATGCCTTCCCTGGCCACATCGCCTGTGACTCCGCCGCTCGCTCCGAGGTCGTCGTTCCGGTTCACAGGAAGGACGGCAGCTTGGCAGCGGTGCTGGACCTCGATTCACACGCACCGGCGGCGTTCGACAACGATGATCGGGCCGGCCTCGAGGCGATCGCCGCAATCCTGAGCCGCCAGCTCTGA
- a CDS encoding ABC transporter permease, giving the protein MMLGEGAQRSQVEELRHDLGLDRSLTAQYLSFLGGLVRADLGVSLHFREPVIRILARHYPATIELTLASMVVALLVSIPLGVVAASRRNRFLDHFSRALALVGVSMPNFWLGPMLILLFAIQFDLFPVSGRGGWLSLVLPAITLGTALSGLLTRMVRSSVAEELEKPYLRAAQARGLGRGPVLRRHALKNASIPVVTIVGLQFGALLTGAIITETIFSWPGLGRLVIQAIRLRDYPLVQGSILAIALTYILINLITDVVYAMLDPRIRVA; this is encoded by the coding sequence ATGATGCTTGGAGAGGGCGCGCAGCGGTCTCAGGTCGAAGAGCTCCGTCACGACCTGGGGCTGGATCGGTCGCTGACGGCCCAGTACCTGAGCTTCCTGGGTGGTCTCGTGCGCGCCGATTTGGGAGTGTCCCTGCATTTCCGAGAACCGGTGATCCGGATTCTCGCGCGGCACTATCCGGCCACGATCGAGCTGACGCTGGCGAGCATGGTCGTCGCGCTTCTGGTCTCGATTCCTCTCGGCGTGGTCGCAGCGAGCCGTCGCAACCGGTTTCTCGACCACTTTTCGAGGGCTTTGGCGCTGGTTGGTGTGTCGATGCCCAACTTCTGGCTCGGGCCGATGCTGATTCTGCTCTTTGCCATTCAGTTCGACCTGTTCCCGGTATCCGGCAGAGGTGGTTGGCTGAGCCTCGTACTTCCGGCGATCACCCTTGGAACAGCTCTGTCGGGACTCTTGACCAGGATGGTTCGCAGCTCGGTTGCCGAGGAGCTGGAGAAACCCTATTTGAGGGCGGCGCAGGCCAGAGGGCTGGGCCGCGGCCCGGTCCTTCGACGGCATGCTCTCAAGAACGCCTCGATTCCGGTGGTCACGATCGTCGGCCTGCAGTTCGGTGCTCTTCTCACCGGAGCGATCATCACAGAGACGATCTTCTCCTGGCCCGGCCTGGGCCGGCTGGTGATCCAGGCGATTCGCCTGCGCGACTATCCTTTGGTGCAGGGGAGCATCCTGGCCATCGCCTTGACCTACATTCTGATCAATCTGATCACCGATGTGGTCTACGCGATGCTGGATCCCCGGATCCGAGTCGCGTGA